In Mucilaginibacter celer, one DNA window encodes the following:
- a CDS encoding RagB/SusD family nutrient uptake outer membrane protein — translation MRKLYFQNVSFWVCGLLMLGIASCKKGGFLGATSTTDLTQATVFKDSARTAGFLANIYSNINYSASPTRFVYDPLGKGVICGGLEAATDEAEPSHAFSTTASAFATGTVNAGIVDDGPYRTCYNNIRSVNQFLKNLPITPIKASNKALMIAEARFLRAWYYAILLKHYGGVPMVGDSIMTYETPINVKRSTYADCVNYITSELDAAGAVLPVTQTGADYGRASRGACLALKARVLLYAASPLFNGTTLIADAGGKTDPALVGYPTADANRWKLAKDAAASVISLNAYTLNTVPPANVDASTPGAGFQGLFPQRVNSEYIFEFMRPGNSDLENLFLPPSRAGANGAFPYQGLVDAFPMKNGKLITDPTSGYDPNNPYANRDPRLDYSIIHDQTVLLVRLGNGTVDGRAPVNIFLGSYNGNVTGQDAVRQGTPTGYYRNKMLDPNAIAATLQSNSQRVLPLIRYAEVLLNYAEAANEFDGPTNEVYTSMNMIRQRAGLSPSALPAGLSKEEMRKYIQNERRIELAFEEHRFWDVRRWKIAGDTENIQSQGMEVKRTNTTATFTKFNVTKHNFRAAMYLWPFPLSETGKSPTLVQNPGY, via the coding sequence ATGAGAAAACTTTACTTTCAAAATGTTTCTTTTTGGGTATGCGGGTTGTTGATGCTGGGCATAGCTTCCTGTAAAAAAGGAGGTTTCCTTGGTGCAACTTCCACAACCGACCTTACACAGGCAACTGTGTTTAAGGATAGCGCCCGTACAGCAGGTTTCCTGGCAAATATTTACTCAAACATCAATTACAGCGCCAGTCCCACGCGTTTTGTTTATGATCCCCTGGGTAAAGGCGTTATTTGCGGAGGTTTGGAAGCTGCTACCGACGAGGCCGAACCTTCGCACGCTTTTTCAACAACGGCCTCCGCGTTCGCAACCGGCACAGTAAACGCTGGTATTGTTGATGACGGACCGTACAGAACCTGCTACAACAATATCCGTTCGGTTAACCAGTTTCTGAAAAACCTGCCCATAACTCCAATCAAAGCCTCAAATAAAGCTTTAATGATTGCCGAAGCCCGTTTTTTGCGTGCCTGGTACTATGCCATATTGCTTAAGCATTATGGTGGTGTGCCAATGGTTGGTGATAGCATCATGACCTACGAAACGCCCATCAATGTAAAACGCAGTACATACGCTGATTGTGTAAATTACATCACATCCGAGTTGGACGCAGCCGGTGCTGTATTGCCCGTAACACAAACCGGGGCCGACTATGGTCGCGCGTCGCGGGGCGCTTGTCTGGCCTTGAAAGCTCGTGTGCTGTTGTACGCTGCCAGTCCGCTTTTTAATGGTACTACATTAATTGCCGATGCCGGTGGTAAAACAGATCCGGCACTGGTGGGTTACCCAACGGCCGATGCTAATCGCTGGAAGCTGGCTAAAGATGCCGCCGCTTCGGTTATCAGCTTAAATGCTTATACATTAAATACCGTTCCTCCGGCTAACGTTGATGCCTCTACGCCGGGCGCGGGTTTCCAGGGTTTGTTTCCGCAGCGCGTAAACTCCGAGTATATTTTTGAATTTATGAGGCCAGGTAACTCCGATCTGGAAAATCTTTTCCTGCCGCCATCAAGGGCAGGGGCAAATGGCGCTTTCCCTTACCAGGGACTGGTTGATGCCTTCCCCATGAAAAATGGCAAGCTGATAACCGACCCAACATCGGGCTACGACCCCAATAACCCCTACGCTAACCGCGATCCGCGTTTAGATTACAGCATCATTCATGATCAAACGGTTCTGTTGGTACGTTTAGGAAATGGTACTGTTGACGGCAGGGCTCCCGTTAATATATTTCTCGGCAGTTACAACGGTAATGTTACGGGCCAGGATGCCGTGCGCCAGGGTACCCCAACGGGCTATTATCGCAATAAAATGCTCGATCCCAACGCTATTGCCGCCACGCTGCAATCAAATAGCCAGCGCGTGTTGCCGCTTATCCGTTATGCCGAAGTGCTGCTAAATTATGCCGAGGCTGCTAACGAATTTGACGGCCCCACAAATGAGGTATATACCTCTATGAACATGATCAGGCAGCGGGCGGGCCTAAGCCCATCGGCCTTGCCTGCCGGTTTAAGCAAAGAAGAGATGCGTAAATACATCCAGAATGAAAGGCGTATTGAACTTGCTTTTGAAGAACACCGCTTTTGGGACGTAAGACGCTGGAAAATTGCCGGCGATACCGAAAATATCCAATCGCAGGGTATGGAGGTTAAGCGTACCAATACCACGGCTACCTTCACCAAGTTTAACGTAACCAAGCACAATTTCAGGGCGGCAATGTACTTATGGCCTTTCCCGCTTAGCGAAACTGGCAAATCTCCCACGTTGGTACAAAACCCCGGCTATTAA
- a CDS encoding DUF5004 domain-containing protein, with amino-acid sequence MKRIFKQKQHFLLLTLIALIWTSCKVDKVLPVNESVKDISGNWKVLKASRNGTDLTTLVDFGQFRVKFDAQGNYTLVNPLPFVVNQDGNYKLDDPNYPFKIAFTPTGGQAVGIVFNYPIVGGARQLNLTFSPGCSLNTYTYTLVKE; translated from the coding sequence ATGAAAAGAATTTTTAAACAGAAACAGCATTTCCTGTTGTTAACGCTTATCGCGTTAATCTGGACATCGTGCAAGGTAGATAAGGTGCTTCCTGTAAACGAATCAGTTAAAGATATTTCGGGTAACTGGAAAGTGTTAAAAGCCAGCCGGAACGGTACCGATTTAACCACCTTGGTTGATTTTGGCCAGTTCAGGGTAAAGTTTGATGCGCAGGGCAATTACACACTGGTTAACCCGCTGCCATTTGTAGTGAACCAGGATGGCAATTATAAACTGGACGACCCGAACTATCCATTTAAAATAGCATTTACGCCAACCGGCGGCCAGGCGGTGGGCATTGTATTCAACTACCCCATTGTAGGAGGGGCAAGGCAGCTTAACCTTACGTTTAGCCCCGGCTGCAGCCTCAATACCTACACTTACACCTTAGTGAAAGAATAA
- a CDS encoding DUF4961 domain-containing protein, giving the protein MRTRLHIKGKYLWSSCALILLALVFSFCHTKITGVTGPATATVGQTINIGVDVDVSTNYFGSDTYSGNVIIAVLLPKGWKGKDNMTATYTSGKGNGNMVFTPASAIAPNTNGLTWVAALKNKFQIAGNLIDDMEWVIMQTDQPLKWQNGDKFVGNCAIKLKVAADGNATSFKPAYVVAQTLDGLKDDPGLADGAPWGPDAVYYNLYKGDCFTVTGGTGDFIDFCNPQLTSIDPPKSLDNDFITLTYNNTITNTGLDNPQAVYLCATATTSDGKTLTVCEQTEKTKLTQTGAKTGLYKLTFWPHQFFGATASQTIVSMSYYITNQAGTIKVGYGGTSDPFTFKFRCT; this is encoded by the coding sequence ATGAGAACACGTTTACATATTAAAGGAAAATACTTGTGGAGCTCGTGCGCGCTTATTTTACTGGCATTGGTATTTAGCTTTTGTCATACTAAAATAACAGGCGTTACCGGTCCGGCCACTGCTACCGTTGGCCAAACCATTAACATTGGTGTTGATGTAGATGTTTCTACCAATTATTTTGGCAGCGATACCTACAGCGGCAACGTAATTATTGCCGTACTGCTACCTAAAGGCTGGAAAGGTAAAGATAACATGACCGCCACCTATACCAGCGGTAAAGGAAACGGCAACATGGTTTTTACCCCGGCCAGCGCTATCGCGCCAAACACCAACGGTTTAACCTGGGTGGCCGCGCTTAAAAACAAGTTTCAAATTGCAGGCAACCTTATTGATGATATGGAGTGGGTGATTATGCAAACCGATCAGCCGCTTAAATGGCAAAACGGCGATAAGTTTGTTGGTAATTGTGCTATCAAATTGAAGGTTGCTGCCGATGGTAACGCCACCAGCTTTAAACCCGCTTATGTAGTTGCACAAACGCTTGACGGTTTAAAAGATGATCCGGGCCTGGCAGATGGCGCGCCATGGGGCCCTGATGCGGTTTACTATAACCTGTACAAAGGCGATTGCTTTACAGTAACAGGCGGCACCGGTGATTTTATCGATTTCTGTAACCCGCAGTTAACCAGTATCGACCCACCAAAATCATTGGATAATGATTTTATTACCCTTACTTATAACAATACCATTACCAATACCGGCTTAGATAACCCGCAGGCAGTTTATTTATGCGCCACAGCCACCACCAGCGATGGCAAAACCTTAACAGTTTGCGAGCAAACGGAAAAAACTAAGCTAACCCAAACGGGGGCTAAAACCGGCTTATATAAACTTACGTTTTGGCCGCACCAGTTTTTTGGCGCTACGGCATCGCAAACCATTGTAAGCATGAGCTACTACATCACCAACCAGGCAGGTACCATTAAGGTTGGCTATGGTGGAACGTCTGATCCGTTCACTTTTAAGTTCAGGTGTACTTAA